A genomic region of Mycobacterium sp. Aquia_213 contains the following coding sequences:
- a CDS encoding PPE family protein — MTSPHFAWLPPEINSALLYAGPGSAPLHAAAEAWDGLAENLTSSASSFFSVASDLANGSWQGPSATAMLAVATQYVSWLKAAAAQAEATSSQAAAIAGAFETALSATVQPAVVNANRALVRALASQNHLGQNAPTIMDIESAYEQMWATDVAAMSGYHADASAAAEQLAPWQNVMQNLGVQFNNGDLIFGPHTGTGSLAHHINALASLDHTGGHVGSWLTDTPGTGFAHGATSSAVSADLSASLLNSPTAGTGFNPGTANLSLLNNLGSGAIPTGLTAD, encoded by the coding sequence GTGACGAGCCCGCATTTTGCGTGGTTGCCGCCAGAGATCAATTCGGCCCTCCTCTACGCCGGTCCTGGATCGGCGCCGCTGCATGCTGCCGCTGAAGCCTGGGATGGGCTTGCGGAGAACCTGACCTCGTCCGCATCTTCGTTCTTCTCGGTGGCCTCGGATCTGGCCAACGGTTCGTGGCAGGGCCCCTCGGCAACGGCGATGCTGGCCGTCGCGACCCAATACGTGAGCTGGCTCAAGGCGGCAGCGGCCCAGGCCGAGGCGACCTCCAGCCAGGCCGCGGCCATCGCGGGCGCCTTCGAGACGGCGCTTTCGGCCACCGTGCAGCCGGCGGTGGTCAACGCCAATCGCGCCCTGGTGCGGGCGTTGGCGTCGCAGAACCATCTAGGGCAGAACGCCCCGACGATCATGGACATCGAGTCGGCCTACGAGCAGATGTGGGCCACCGACGTGGCGGCGATGTCCGGGTATCACGCCGACGCGTCCGCGGCCGCCGAGCAGCTCGCGCCGTGGCAGAACGTCATGCAAAACCTCGGTGTGCAATTCAACAACGGCGACCTGATTTTCGGGCCCCACACGGGCACTGGGAGCTTGGCGCATCACATCAACGCGCTGGCCAGCCTCGATCACACCGGTGGTCATGTCGGGTCCTGGCTGACCGACACCCCCGGCACCGGGTTCGCACATGGCGCCACCAGCAGTGCGGTCTCGGCGGACCTCAGCGCGAGCCTGCTCAACTCACCGACCGCCGGCACGGGCTTCAACCCGGGAACCGCAAACCTGAGCCTGCTCAACAACCTCGGCTCGGGTGCCATACCGACGGGTTTGACGGCGGACTGA
- a CDS encoding pyridoxamine 5'-phosphate oxidase family protein: MRTKKRVDLDRLAAALPDYPFAYLITVDDGYRVHTVTVEPQLRDGAVLDIGLIGGRTRENLTQRGDVTLLWPPREPGGYSLIVDGSAEVTESDSETARCSVVPTRALLHRDADSATAAKGELHDCVVFSRPV; the protein is encoded by the coding sequence ATGCGCACGAAGAAGAGGGTGGACCTGGACAGGCTGGCCGCCGCGCTGCCCGACTACCCGTTCGCGTACCTGATCACCGTCGACGACGGATACCGCGTGCACACCGTGACGGTCGAACCGCAGCTACGCGATGGGGCGGTGCTCGACATCGGTCTCATCGGGGGACGTACTCGCGAAAACCTCACCCAGCGCGGCGATGTCACACTGCTGTGGCCGCCGCGCGAGCCGGGCGGCTATTCGCTGATCGTCGACGGCAGCGCCGAAGTCACCGAGTCCGACTCCGAGACAGCCCGGTGCAGTGTCGTGCCGACCCGCGCCCTGCTGCACCGCGACGCCGACTCCGCCACCGCGGCCAAGGGCGAGCTGCACGACTGCGTGGTGTTCTCTCGGCCCGTCTGA